A stretch of the Gracilinanus agilis isolate LMUSP501 chromosome 4, AgileGrace, whole genome shotgun sequence genome encodes the following:
- the RPTN gene encoding repetin, with translation MAPLLNSILTVIEVFHKYAKENDDCTSLGKKDLKQLLLEEFQEILRRPHDPQTVDNILQLLDRDHDEHIDFNEFLLLVFRLAQACYQTQSKKSCRDKTGSHQEQGREKTRDHHFPEEGMGKQQKQKHRGQRQDSHHGQSERQDKDSRYGQYEGQDKDSRYGQYEGRDEDSHYGQYEGQDEDSRYGQYEGHDHHCHHDHSGKDQQSHHGQDERQDHHSHHGQDERQDKTSHYGQSKRLGQDSHRTNSNRPGQDTRSDQSGRMGQESSCGQSGRQSYVSCLGLNKRQSVCGSKPEGQDNGSHYGQSQKLGQESSCGQAGRQRLNTGNSHSGRQGQEYGCGQSGRQDLDSGYDQSERSEQESSCGQTDRQGLDSHCGQSTGQELGTQCGQSGRQGLDYHYGQSGSQGLDSHYGQSRRQGLDSHCGQSGRQGLDSHYGQSGRQGLDSHYGQSGRQGLDSHYGQSGRQGLDSHYGQGLDSHCGQSRRQGLDSHYGQGLDSHYGQSGRQGLDSHYGQGLDSHYGQGLDSHYGQSGRQGLDSHYGQSGRQGLDSHYGQSGRQGLDSHYGQSGRQGLDSHYGQSGRQGLDSHYGQSGRQGLDSHYGQGLDSHYGQYGGFGQDSSYGQTHRQGLDSGYGYTEVQGQNSQFQNSGRRGQEEQELNRNQDYVSGEDRQNHFQQGLWQPERESERHQHKLYSQPQQERTLCHKGREWQKNGTEQTGGQAQDRRGCEEKKSHQRYDQQTHKEEQGHQTRDRQGHEEQGTSSQRQNRQTCGNERSHRTQDNQTQNRKTQDNEKYHQTQDRQDHQDYSNEQSHQKRNRQTREEEKSSCQTQHREAHEGQQQQKSQNQRYQGNQEKHPQSEGSCMHESHHVRHQIQGSQRRSGDQSSYPTQSHGNQRGGASNRRHTTNSAVASNPLYDYVQEQKAQGHYN, from the coding sequence AGACCACATGACCCTCAGACAGTTGATAACATCTTACAGCTCTTGGATCGGGACCATGATGAACATATCGATTTTAATGAATTTCTGTTGTTAGTGTTTAGGTTGGCTCAAGCCTGTTATCAAACTCAGAGTAAAAAGTCATGTAGAGACAAAACTGGGTCCCATCaagaacaaggaagagaaaaaacccGGGACcatcattttccagaggagggcATGGGCAAGCAACAAAAACAGAAGCATAGGGGACAAAGGCAGGATTCCCACCATGGTCAGTCTGAAAGACAAGACAAGGACTCTCGCTATGGTCAATATGAGGGACAAGATAAGGACTCTCGCTATGGTCAATATGAGGGACGAGATGAAGACTCTCACTATGGTCAGTATGAAGGACAAGATGAGGACTCTCGCTATGGTCAGTATGAGGGACATGACCACCACTGTCACCATGACCATTCTGGAAAAGACCAGCAATCTCACCATGGCCAAGATGAGAGACAAGACCATCATTCTCACCATGGCCAAGATGAGAGACAAGATAAGACCTCTCACTATGGTCAGTCTAAAAGGTTAGGACAGGACTCACACCGTACTAATTCAAACAGACCAGGACAGGATACTCGCTCTGATCAGTCTGGAAGGATGGGGCAGGAATCAAGCTGTGGTCAGTCTGGGAGACAAAGTTATGTTTCTTGTTTAGGTCTAAATAAGAGACAAAGTGTTTGCGGAAGTAAACCTGAGGGACAAGATAATGGTTCTCATTATGGTCAGTCTCAAAAGCTGGGACAAGAATCAAGCTGTGGTCAGGCAGGCAGACAAAGACTAAACACTGGTAATAGCCATTCAGGTAGGCAAGGACAAGAGTACGGCTGTGGTCAGTCAGGGAGACAAGACTTGGATTCTGGCTATGATCAGTCTGAGAGATCTGAACAGGAATCAAGTTGtggtcagacagacagacaaggacTAGACTCCCACTGTGGCCAGTCAACGGGACAAGAACTGGGCACTCAATGTGGCCAATCAGGGAGGCAAGGACTAGATTATCATTATGGTCAGTCAGGAAGTCAAGGACTGGACTCTCACTATGGCCAGTCAAGGAGACAGGGACTAGACTCTCACTGTGGCCAGTCAGGTAGACAGGGTCTAGACTCTCACTATGGCCAGTCAGGGAGACAGGGACTGGATTCTCACTATGGCCAGTCAGGGAGACAGGGACTGGACTCTCACTATGGCCAGTCAGGGAGACAGGGACTGGACTCTCACTATGGCCAGGGACTAGACTCTCACTGTGGCCAGTCAAGGAGACAGGGACTAGACTCTCACTATGGCCAGGGACTAGACTCTCACTATGGCCAGTCAGGGAGACAGGGACTAGACTCTCACTATGGCCAGGGACTAGACTCTCACTATGGCCAGGGACTGGACTCTCACTATGGCCAGTCAGGGAGACAGGGACTAGACTCTCACTATGGCCAGTCAGGGAGACAGGGACTGGACTCTCACTATGGTCAGTCAGGGAGACAGGGACTAGACTCTCACTATGGCCAGTCAGGGAGACAGGGACTAGACTCTCACTATGGCCAGTCAGGGAGACAGGGATTGGACTCTCACTATGGTCAGTCAGGGAGACAGGGACTAGACTCTCACTATGGCCAGGGACTGGACTCTCACTATGGCCAGTATGGAGGGTTTGGCCAAGATTCAAGCTATGGTCAAACACACAGACAAGGTTTGGACTCCGGTTATGGATATACTGAGGTACAGGGGCAAAATAGTCAGTTCCAAAATAGTGGAAGAAGAGGACAAGAAGAGCAGGAGCTGAATAGAAATCAGGACTATGTATCTGGGGAGGACAGACAGAACCACTTTCAACAAGGGCTATGGCAACCAGAAAGAGAGTCTGAACGCCATCAACATAAGTTGTATTCACAGCCCCAGCAGGAAAGAACCCTCTGCCACAAAGGGAGAGAATGGCAAAAGAATGGTACTGAACAGACTGGAGGACAGGCACAAGACAGACGAGGgtgtgaagaaaagaaaagtcatCAAAGATATGACCAGCAAACCCACAAAGAGGAACAGGGTCACCAGACCAGGGATAGACAGGGTCATGAGGAGCAGGGAACCTCTTCTCAGAGACAAAACAGGCAGACTTGTGGCAATGAGCGAAGTCATCGGACACAGGACAATCAAACACAGAACAGGAAAACCCAAGACAATGAGAAGTATCATCAGACCCAGGACAGGCAAGATCATCAAGACTACAGCAATGAGCAAAGTCATCAGAAGAGGAACAGACAAACCcgtgaggaagaaaagagttcaTGTCAGACACAGCACAGAGAAGCCCATGAAgggcagcaacaacaaaaatctcagaATCAGCGATACCAAGGAAACCAGGAGAAACATCCTCAGTCAGAAGGATCCTGCATGCATGAGTCTCACCACGTACGTCATCAGATACAAGGTTCTCAGAGAAGGTCTGGTGACCAAAGTTCCTATCCAACCCAGAGCCATGGGAACCAGAGAGGAGGAGCATCTAATAGAAGACATACCACTAACTCAGCTGTTGCTTCTAACCCTCTCTATGATTATGTACAAGAGCAAAAAGCCCAGGGGCATTATAACTAA